The Paraburkholderia hospita DNA segment TAAAGAGATTTGCGCTGGCATGTGCGCCGGCAACCGTATCTGCGAACAGGAAGCCCTTGCGTGCAACGACAAACGGGCGAATGGAATTTTCACAAGGATTGTTCGATACCGGCCAGTCGCCGTTCTCCAGGTAGCGCACCAGCTTCGGCCACTGCTCACGCAGATAGCGCAGTGCCCTGCCAAGCAGGCTCTGGGGCGGCACCCCTGGAGACTGCTCGATCATGAGATCCTTGATGACCTGGAGTACGCGGGCGCTATAGTGTTGCCGCAAGCGCTGACGCCGGTCTGCATTCCACGTTTTACTGCGTGCCTCGGCGGCAAACAACTTGCCAAACAGTTTGATGAAGCGTGTTGCGAGCAGATCTGGCGTACGTGCCGCCTTGGGAACATTTTCCTCGGCCTTAACGAAGTAACGTCTCGCGTGAACGAGGCAACCAAGGTGCACGAGCTTGTACCGCTCGGCGATACCGTTATAAGCCTCATAGCCATCGGTCATCAGCGCGGCGCCTTCCTGCACGCCAGCGAACAGCCTGTCGGCCAGCTTTGCCCCACGACCCGGCGTGTAGGTATAGCAACAGATCGGGATTCCCGTGCCTGTCATCTGACACCACAGGTAGCTCTTCGTCTGTGGCTTGCGCCCTTTCTCCTTGAGGACCTGGAAGGTCGTCTCGTCAGTGAGGATCACCGCTGCCTCTAGCAGCGCGTCACGCATCAGGTTAATGACTGGCTGCGTTGCGAGGCCGGCCTTAACCATGCTGGCTGCGATCGTGTTTGACGAGATATCACCACCGAAGCGGCGAAGCAGGGCAGCCTGACGATACAACGGCATGCCAAACTGGAATTTGCCCGCCGCGATCCAGGCAAGTGCAGATTCGGTCAGGAGTCCTCGTGGGATGATACGTGGTGGCGCCGGTGTGACCTTGATGCCCAGATCACAGCACGGGCATGCATACTTGACCCGCTGATGCTGGATCACGCGTAGCTGCTCAGGAATCACGTCGAGCTGCTCGCTGATTTCCACGCCGAACTCGACCAGGGCATGGCCGTCGTTGCTACAGAAACGCTCGGCCTCCGGAAGTTCGTGCCGGCGGATCTCGCGGGGCAGCCCGGGATCGAGCGGCTTGCGGTGGCCGCGCTTTTTGCGCGTATGCGCACCGACCTTCGTTTCGGGCGTATGTTCCTGGGCGGGTGCCGCATTCGCGCCAAGCGCCTCAGCTTCGTTGAACAGCCCGAACTGTTCCGAGTCCCGTGCTTCGCTCCTTGCACCAAACAGCTCACGCCGGTAGGCACGCAGCCGTTCCTCGGCCAGGTCGCGCTCCGCGCTCACCAGACGCAGCATGCTGCGGGTTTCCTCGTGCTCGCGCTCAAGGGTGGCATACGCCTCGCGCATGGCGAGTAACGCATTGAGCTCGTCGGCGGAGATCGTGATCTGGGCGGGCATGCCGGATTAGACCATGCATGCCCGCCCATGTTCAGCTCACGCGCAAATATTCCTCCCGTGGATGTCGGCGGATCGCAGTGATGTCATCGCCATCGAGCAGCGCGTGCAGCGACGCTGGCGTCAATGCTACGACCTCGGTCTTCCTGTCGGGCCAGATGAAACGGCTTGTTTCAAGGCGCTTCGTCATCAGCCAGAAACCACTACCATCCCAACCGATGATCTTGACCCTGTCACGGCGGCGGTTTCCGAAGATATAAAGAGAGGAGTCCATCGGGTTCAGATGCATGGCCTGCTCGACGAGAATCGACAGGCTGTTCATGCCGTAGCGGAAATCGACGGGATCGCGGTGCAAGTAGACTTTCAGGCTTTCGTCGAAGCGGAACACGGCATCCTCCCGAGCATCTGGACTACGGTGGTTAGTTCCTCGACGCTTGCTTCCCCGATGTCAAACTCGACACCATTGGAAAGGCGCACATGCAACGCGAGCGCCATCACCGGCACCGCAGGTGGCGGTGGATGCGCCGACGACACCGCAACGACGGGCACAAATGGCGAAGGTGCCGAAGTCTGCACCACCGGCTTGATCAAATCCGGGCGTCCGTCCGATACGCTGTCGATTATCTCGCCCGCGGACGGTGGGAAATCGTGCTCCCTGGCAACGGTGTCCTGCGGTGTCGGCGCATTGTTTTTTGTAAGCGCCCGGCAAAGGCATCCCTGGGCGTAAATTGCCGTCAATCAAGTCGCGGCAGGTGCCCAGCGATGCGGTAGAAGCGCGGCGATATCGTCGGCTCGGTGGGTAGGCAGGCGATTGAGCACGTCTTTCAGATAGACGTAGGGATCGTGGCCATTGAGCTGCGCAGTTCGAATCAAGCTCATGATCGCAGCGGCGCGTTGCCCCGCGCGCAGTGATCCCGCAAACAGCCAGTTCGATCGGCTGATGGCCCAGGGACGGATCTGATTTTCCAGCCAGTTGTTGTCGATGGGCACATGCCCATCGACCAGATAATGCGTGAGCGCCTCCCAGCGCCTGAGGCTGTAGTCGAGCGCCTTGGCGATCGCCGATCCCTCGGAGACCAGTTTGCGCTGGGCGAGCATCCACTCATGTAAGGCATCGGCGATCGGCCGTGCGCGCTCCTGGCGAACTTCACATCTGCGATCCGGCTTGAGTTCTGCGACGTCGCGCTCGACAGCGTATAGCGCGCCGAAGTATTTCAGTGCCTGTTCGGCGATCTGACTTTTGTGGTTGGTGTGCAGTTCAAAGAACTTCCGTCTGGCATGCGCAACACATCCGATTTCAGTGATGCCCAGCTCGAATCCGGCTTTGTAGCCGCTGTGGTCGTCACATACCAGCTTGCCGCGCCAATCGCCAAGGAACGCGCGAGCATGTTCGCCCGCACGGCTGTCGGCGAACTCATAGACCACGGCGCGCACATCGGCGAACTGCGTCGTGGCATACGCCCATACGTACGCGCGC contains these protein-coding regions:
- the tnpC gene encoding IS66 family transposase, which produces MPAQITISADELNALLAMREAYATLEREHEETRSMLRLVSAERDLAEERLRAYRRELFGARSEARDSEQFGLFNEAEALGANAAPAQEHTPETKVGAHTRKKRGHRKPLDPGLPREIRRHELPEAERFCSNDGHALVEFGVEISEQLDVIPEQLRVIQHQRVKYACPCCDLGIKVTPAPPRIIPRGLLTESALAWIAAGKFQFGMPLYRQAALLRRFGGDISSNTIAASMVKAGLATQPVINLMRDALLEAAVILTDETTFQVLKEKGRKPQTKSYLWCQMTGTGIPICCYTYTPGRGAKLADRLFAGVQEGAALMTDGYEAYNGIAERYKLVHLGCLVHARRYFVKAEENVPKAARTPDLLATRFIKLFGKLFAAEARSKTWNADRRQRLRQHYSARVLQVIKDLMIEQSPGVPPQSLLGRALRYLREQWPKLVRYLENGDWPVSNNPCENSIRPFVVARKGFLFADTVAGAHASANLFSLVETCKANGIDPYRYLTWLFERLPLAKTADDYEALVPWRMPPSQN
- the tnpB gene encoding IS66 family insertion sequence element accessory protein TnpB (TnpB, as the term is used for proteins encoded by IS66 family insertion elements, is considered an accessory protein, since TnpC, encoded by a neighboring gene, is a DDE family transposase.), with protein sequence MFRFDESLKVYLHRDPVDFRYGMNSLSILVEQAMHLNPMDSSLYIFGNRRRDRVKIIGWDGSGFWLMTKRLETSRFIWPDRKTEVVALTPASLHALLDGDDITAIRRHPREEYLRVS
- a CDS encoding DUF1186 family protein; the protein is MTAIYAQGCLCRALTKNNAPTPQDTVAREHDFPPSAGEIIDSVSDGRPDLIKPVVQTSAPSPFVPVVAVSSAHPPPPAVPVMALALHVRLSNGVEFDIGEASVEELTTVVQMLGRMPCSASTKA